In the Streptomyces formicae genome, one interval contains:
- a CDS encoding GNAT family N-acetyltransferase, translating into MRAEYGGRVTTLRTAHTSDMTRGDLLAARRLMDAAFEGDFSDQDWEHALGGMHALVRDEQGDLVAHGAVVQRRILHNGRSLRVGYVEAVAVRPDRQRQGLGGQVMGGLERIIDTAHDLGALSASDEGQRLYLGRGWQEWKGAVGVLGPDGVLLMPDEEPPLLWGADLDPAHELLIEWRDGDVY; encoded by the coding sequence ATGAGGGCTGAGTACGGTGGGCGTGTGACCACCCTGCGTACCGCCCACACCAGCGATATGACCCGGGGCGACCTCCTCGCCGCCCGCCGACTGATGGACGCGGCCTTCGAGGGCGACTTCAGCGACCAGGACTGGGAGCACGCGCTCGGCGGCATGCACGCCCTGGTGCGCGACGAGCAGGGGGACCTCGTCGCGCACGGCGCCGTGGTCCAGCGCCGGATCCTGCACAACGGCCGTTCGCTGCGCGTCGGTTACGTCGAAGCGGTCGCCGTCAGGCCCGACCGGCAGCGACAGGGGCTCGGCGGGCAGGTGATGGGCGGGCTGGAGCGGATCATCGACACGGCGCACGACTTGGGGGCGCTCTCCGCGTCCGACGAGGGGCAGCGGCTCTACCTCGGGCGCGGCTGGCAGGAGTGGAAGGGCGCGGTCGGCGTGCTCGGTCCCGACGGCGTCCTCCTCATGCCCGACGAGGAGCCGCCGCTGCTGTGGGGCGCGGACCTCGACCCGGCGCACGAACTGCTCATCGAATGGCGGGACGGGGACGTCTACTAG
- a CDS encoding MDR family NADP-dependent oxidoreductase, with product MTETALTVHQIARPHGFPTPDQLSFVESALPAPAPGTALVENLYWSVDPYHREMMDGDFALNAPLEGRTIGRVVESRDPALAEGEIVLHRKGWRTHSVVAPDEVRRLPRFDGVPLSAYLSILGGTGLTAYVGLTRIAELREGQDLFVSAAAGGVGTATGRLARLMGAGRLVGSAGSAAKAAYLTGHVGYDAVFDHHAGPAAELLAEAAPDGIDLYVDNVGGEQLEAAISALRERGRIVRIGTIAQYNATSTPYALRNLPDIVEKSLRMEGFLVRDYPHLQEELYEFVVPHLQSGRVRLDETVVEGFDRIVDAFLGMLRGENRGKMIVRGTAA from the coding sequence ATGACCGAGACCGCGCTCACCGTGCACCAGATCGCCCGCCCCCACGGCTTCCCCACCCCCGACCAGCTCTCCTTCGTGGAGTCCGCCCTGCCCGCGCCCGCGCCCGGCACCGCCCTGGTCGAGAACCTGTACTGGTCCGTCGATCCGTACCACCGCGAGATGATGGACGGCGACTTCGCGCTGAACGCCCCGCTGGAGGGCCGGACCATCGGCCGGGTCGTCGAGTCGCGCGACCCGGCGCTCGCCGAGGGCGAGATCGTCCTCCACCGGAAGGGCTGGCGCACGCACTCCGTGGTCGCCCCCGACGAGGTGCGCCGCCTCCCCCGCTTCGACGGCGTACCCCTCTCCGCCTACCTCAGCATCCTCGGCGGCACCGGCCTCACCGCCTATGTGGGCCTCACCCGCATCGCCGAACTCCGCGAAGGACAGGACCTGTTCGTCTCCGCGGCGGCGGGCGGCGTCGGCACCGCGACCGGACGGCTCGCCCGGCTGATGGGCGCGGGACGGCTCGTGGGCAGCGCGGGCTCGGCGGCGAAGGCGGCGTACCTGACCGGACACGTCGGCTACGACGCGGTCTTCGACCACCACGCGGGCCCGGCGGCCGAGCTCCTGGCCGAGGCCGCGCCCGACGGCATCGACCTCTACGTCGACAACGTGGGCGGCGAGCAACTGGAGGCGGCGATCTCCGCGCTGCGCGAGCGCGGCCGCATCGTACGGATCGGCACGATCGCGCAGTACAACGCCACGAGCACCCCGTACGCGCTGCGCAATCTGCCCGACATCGTCGAGAAGAGCCTGCGCATGGAGGGCTTCCTCGTCCGCGACTACCCGCATCTCCAGGAGGAGTTGTACGAGTTCGTGGTGCCGCACCTCCAGAGCGGGCGCGTCCGGCTCGACGAGACGGTGGTCGAGGGCTTCGACCGGATCGTCGACGCGTTCCTGGGCATGCTGCGGGGCGAGAACCGGGGCAAGATGATCGTGCGCGGCACGGCGGCGTAG
- a CDS encoding LysR family transcriptional regulator — translation MTTASSRTGRSGSVDPAPGAARPGDLAPHELRVLVAVAGEGGFSAAAGALGVTQSAVSHSVRGIERKVGAVLFERGRKGAVPTAGGAAAVAHARRVLRLLDALAAEARGAGSGAVEGPLRIAAFRSVALHLLPAALERLTARHPGLVPEVRVVRELGAGTAGEVAEGRADLGIATIGGTSTVPAGLISGVLVEEPYSLVHPAGHPDPRSLPLIDWHENCGSYTRQWWAGQDWIPKATVLTEDDGAVLAMVGAGHGMAIMPGLSLTGAPDSVEITDLGTDRPIRSVGYVTTPELARSVAVRALIRELRELAVSDSRKSE, via the coding sequence ATGACGACAGCCTCCAGCCGTACGGGCCGATCAGGATCCGTGGACCCCGCGCCGGGTGCCGCCAGGCCAGGGGACCTCGCGCCCCACGAGCTCCGCGTCCTCGTCGCGGTGGCGGGCGAGGGCGGGTTCTCCGCCGCCGCGGGGGCGCTCGGCGTCACCCAGTCCGCCGTCTCGCACTCGGTCCGCGGCATCGAGCGCAAGGTCGGCGCCGTGCTCTTCGAGCGGGGGCGCAAGGGGGCCGTGCCGACCGCCGGGGGCGCCGCCGCCGTCGCGCACGCCCGGCGGGTGCTGCGGCTGCTCGACGCGCTGGCCGCCGAGGCGCGCGGGGCCGGAAGCGGCGCCGTGGAGGGGCCGCTGCGGATCGCCGCCTTCCGCAGTGTCGCCCTGCACCTGCTGCCCGCGGCCCTTGAGCGTCTCACCGCGCGCCACCCCGGCCTCGTGCCCGAGGTCCGCGTCGTGCGGGAACTGGGCGCGGGGACGGCGGGCGAGGTCGCCGAGGGGCGCGCCGACCTGGGGATCGCGACGATCGGCGGCACCTCGACGGTCCCGGCGGGGCTCATCAGCGGCGTGCTCGTCGAGGAGCCCTACTCCCTGGTCCACCCGGCGGGGCACCCGGACCCCCGCTCGCTGCCGCTGATCGACTGGCACGAGAACTGCGGTTCGTACACCAGGCAGTGGTGGGCGGGACAGGACTGGATCCCGAAGGCGACCGTCCTGACCGAGGACGACGGCGCGGTGCTCGCGATGGTCGGCGCGGGGCACGGCATGGCGATCATGCCGGGGCTCTCGCTGACCGGAGCACCGGACTCGGTGGAGATCACCGATCTCGGCACGGACCGCCCGATCCGCTCCGTGGGCTATGTCACCACCCCTGAGCTGGCCAGATCCGTCGCGGTGCGGGCCCTCATCCGTGAGCTCAGGGAGCTCGCCGTCTCAGATAGTAGGAAGTCCGAGTAA
- a CDS encoding purple acid phosphatase family protein codes for MDTPDVGIPEQLASRLSMPEQHAYLRGRFSRRKVLAGAFAAAGTVGGAALLGGSAGGTGGPHDGAPSAYRTSAAPAAPVRVAGSLVAPFGRHLAFGADPRTQMRISWQVPFAVTSPYVRVGSKPWELGEKVAAEVRDLHTPALSKKLPKVEQYYLHAALDGLRPGTTYYYGVGHDGFDPASPERLGTVGTFRTAPERAEKFVFTAFGDQGVSYHALANDQLILGQDPSFHLHAGDICYADTTGHGKESDTYDARVWDTFLAQTECVAKSVPWMVTTGNHDMEAWYSPNGYGGQSARWSLPGNGFDPKGVPGVYSFRYGNVGVVALDANDVSYEIPANRGYSEGRQTAWLDRRLRALRADASVDFLVVFFHHCAYSTSTHASDGGVRDAWLPLFTEHQVDLVINGHNHVYERTDAIKGGEVGKPVPVGASTDPTRDGIVYVTAGGAGKDLYGFGPGVEDSYEGNVHDRESIATFRWTKSRAADPDTVEWSRVRYTGFSFLAVEVTSGAHPRLSVSALAENGERVDHFEVVRGT; via the coding sequence ATGGACACCCCCGATGTCGGCATACCGGAACAGCTCGCGAGCAGGCTGAGCATGCCGGAGCAGCACGCGTATCTGCGCGGGCGGTTCTCCCGGCGCAAGGTGCTCGCCGGGGCGTTCGCCGCGGCGGGCACGGTCGGCGGCGCCGCCCTCCTCGGCGGAAGCGCGGGCGGCACCGGCGGCCCGCACGACGGCGCCCCCTCCGCATATCGCACCTCGGCCGCGCCCGCCGCCCCGGTGCGCGTCGCGGGCTCGCTGGTGGCACCCTTCGGCCGGCACCTGGCGTTCGGGGCCGACCCGAGGACCCAGATGCGGATCTCCTGGCAGGTGCCGTTCGCCGTCACGTCCCCTTATGTACGCGTGGGATCGAAGCCCTGGGAGCTCGGCGAGAAGGTCGCCGCGGAGGTCCGCGACCTGCACACCCCCGCCCTCTCCAAGAAGCTGCCGAAGGTCGAGCAGTACTACCTGCACGCGGCCCTCGACGGGCTGCGCCCCGGCACGACGTACTACTACGGGGTCGGCCACGACGGCTTCGACCCGGCGTCGCCCGAGCGGCTCGGCACGGTCGGCACCTTCCGCACCGCCCCCGAACGCGCGGAGAAGTTCGTCTTCACGGCCTTCGGCGACCAGGGCGTCAGCTACCACGCGCTCGCCAACGACCAGCTGATCCTGGGCCAGGACCCGTCCTTCCACCTGCACGCGGGCGACATCTGCTACGCCGACACCACCGGGCACGGCAAGGAGTCGGACACCTATGACGCGCGCGTGTGGGACACCTTCCTCGCGCAGACGGAGTGCGTGGCCAAGTCCGTGCCGTGGATGGTGACGACCGGCAACCACGACATGGAGGCGTGGTACTCGCCGAACGGCTACGGGGGCCAGTCGGCCCGCTGGTCGCTGCCCGGCAACGGCTTCGATCCGAAGGGCGTGCCCGGCGTCTACTCCTTCCGGTACGGCAACGTCGGCGTCGTCGCCCTCGACGCCAACGACGTCTCGTACGAGATCCCCGCCAACCGGGGCTATTCGGAGGGGCGGCAGACCGCCTGGCTCGACCGGCGGCTCCGCGCGCTGCGCGCGGACGCGTCGGTGGACTTCCTCGTGGTGTTCTTCCACCACTGCGCCTACTCGACGTCGACGCACGCGTCCGACGGCGGGGTGCGCGACGCGTGGCTGCCGCTGTTCACCGAGCACCAGGTGGACCTGGTGATCAACGGCCACAACCACGTCTACGAACGCACCGACGCCATCAAGGGCGGCGAGGTCGGCAAGCCCGTGCCGGTCGGCGCGTCGACCGATCCGACGCGCGACGGCATCGTGTACGTCACCGCGGGCGGCGCGGGCAAGGACCTCTACGGGTTCGGCCCCGGCGTCGAGGACAGCTACGAGGGCAACGTCCACGATCGCGAGAGCATCGCGACCTTCCGCTGGACGAAGTCCCGCGCGGCGGACCCGGACACCGTGGAGTGGTCACGGGTGCGCTACACCGGCTTCTCGTTCCTCGCGGTGGAGGTGACGTCCGGCGCGCACCCGAGGCTCTCGGTCTCCGCGCTCGCCGAGAACGGCGAACGCGTCGACCACTTCGAGGTGGTGCGGGGAACCTAG
- a CDS encoding 3-isopropylmalate dehydrogenase: protein MSASSRILNLAVIPGDGIGPEVVAQGLKVLNAVLPQDVKLETKEFDFGAKRYHATGETLTDADVEALKQHDAILLGAIGDPSVPSGVLERGFLLKLRFLFDHHVNLRPSKLLPGVSTPLKGQPEIDFIVVREGTEGPYTGNGGSIRTGTPHEVATEVSVNTAYGVERVVRDAFARAQARPRKKLTLVHKNNVLAYAGHLWTNTFAKVAEEFPDVTTDYLHVDAATIFLVTDPARFDVIVTDNLFGDIITDLAAAVSGGIGVAASGNINPGRDFPSMFEPVHGSAPDIAGQGKADPSATVLSVALLLRHLGYEPEAARIEAAVSADLAERGETVRSTEQIGDALAVRVAG, encoded by the coding sequence ATGTCGGCAAGCTCTCGCATTCTCAATCTCGCAGTCATCCCCGGAGACGGCATCGGCCCAGAGGTCGTGGCCCAGGGGCTCAAGGTCCTCAACGCCGTGCTCCCGCAGGATGTGAAGCTGGAGACGAAGGAATTCGACTTCGGCGCGAAGCGGTACCACGCGACCGGTGAGACCCTCACCGACGCCGACGTCGAGGCCCTCAAGCAGCACGACGCGATCCTCCTCGGCGCGATCGGCGACCCCTCGGTCCCGTCCGGCGTCCTGGAGCGCGGCTTCCTGCTGAAGCTCCGCTTCCTCTTCGACCACCACGTCAACCTGCGGCCCTCGAAGCTGCTCCCGGGCGTCTCGACCCCGCTCAAGGGCCAGCCCGAGATCGACTTCATCGTCGTACGCGAAGGCACCGAGGGCCCCTACACGGGCAACGGCGGCTCGATCCGCACCGGGACCCCGCACGAGGTGGCCACCGAGGTCTCCGTGAACACCGCCTACGGGGTCGAGCGCGTGGTCCGCGACGCGTTCGCCCGCGCGCAGGCCCGGCCGCGCAAGAAGCTGACGCTGGTCCACAAGAACAACGTCCTCGCGTACGCCGGGCACCTGTGGACCAACACCTTCGCCAAGGTGGCCGAGGAGTTCCCCGACGTCACCACCGACTACCTGCACGTGGACGCGGCGACCATCTTCCTGGTCACCGACCCCGCGCGGTTCGACGTGATCGTCACCGACAACCTCTTCGGCGACATCATCACCGACCTCGCCGCGGCCGTCTCCGGCGGCATCGGCGTCGCGGCCTCCGGGAACATCAACCCGGGCCGCGACTTCCCCTCGATGTTCGAGCCGGTGCACGGTTCGGCGCCGGACATCGCGGGCCAGGGCAAGGCCGACCCGTCGGCCACCGTCCTCTCCGTCGCCCTCCTGCTGCGCCACCTGGGCTACGAGCCCGAGGCCGCCCGCATCGAGGCCGCCGTCTCCGCCGACCTCGCCGAGCGCGGCGAGACGGTCCGCAGCACCGAGCAGATCGGCGACGCGCTCGCCGTACGAGTAGCGGGCTGA
- a CDS encoding branched-chain amino acid aminotransferase produces the protein MTTTPTIELKPSSAPLAAAEREAILANPGFGRHFTDHMVTIKWTEGRGWHDGQLVPYGPLAIDPATNVLHYAQEIFEGLKAYRQPDGSVASFRPDANARRFQASARRLAMPELPVETFIEACDALVKQDKDWVPAHGGEESLYLRPFMIATEVGLGVKPANEYLFIVIASPAGAYFPGGVKPVSIWLSEDRVRAVPGGMGDAKTGGNYAASLLAQAEAAAKGCDQVAYLDAVEHKWVEELGGMNLYFVYGNKIVTPTLTGSLLAGVTRDSLLTVARDLGYESEEGRVSIDQWKTDSENGTLTEVFACGTAAVITPVGTVKCASGEWLQSEGKPGEVTLKLREALLDVQRGTSSDVHGWMHDLG, from the coding sequence ATGACGACGACGCCGACCATCGAGCTCAAGCCCTCATCGGCCCCGCTGGCTGCCGCTGAGCGCGAGGCGATCCTGGCCAACCCCGGGTTCGGCCGCCACTTCACCGACCACATGGTGACGATCAAGTGGACGGAGGGCCGCGGCTGGCACGACGGCCAGCTCGTGCCGTACGGCCCGCTCGCCATCGACCCGGCCACCAACGTCCTGCACTACGCCCAGGAGATCTTCGAGGGCCTCAAGGCCTACCGTCAGCCCGACGGCTCGGTGGCCTCCTTCCGGCCCGACGCCAACGCCCGCCGCTTCCAGGCGTCCGCGCGGCGCCTGGCCATGCCCGAGCTGCCCGTCGAGACGTTCATCGAGGCGTGCGACGCGCTGGTCAAGCAGGACAAGGACTGGGTGCCCGCGCACGGCGGTGAGGAGTCCCTCTACCTGCGGCCCTTCATGATCGCGACCGAGGTCGGCCTGGGGGTGAAGCCCGCCAACGAGTACCTCTTCATCGTCATCGCCTCGCCCGCGGGCGCGTACTTCCCCGGTGGGGTCAAGCCCGTCTCGATCTGGCTCTCCGAGGACCGCGTGCGCGCCGTGCCCGGCGGCATGGGCGACGCCAAGACCGGCGGCAACTACGCGGCGTCGCTGCTCGCGCAGGCGGAGGCGGCGGCCAAGGGCTGTGACCAGGTGGCCTACCTCGACGCGGTCGAGCACAAGTGGGTCGAGGAACTGGGCGGCATGAACCTGTACTTCGTGTACGGAAACAAGATCGTCACTCCCACCCTGACCGGCTCGCTCCTCGCCGGTGTCACCCGTGACTCGCTCCTCACGGTCGCCCGTGACCTGGGCTACGAGTCCGAGGAGGGCCGCGTCTCCATCGACCAGTGGAAGACCGACTCCGAGAACGGCACGCTCACCGAGGTGTTCGCCTGCGGCACGGCGGCGGTCATCACGCCCGTCGGCACGGTCAAGTGCGCCTCCGGCGAGTGGCTCCAGAGCGAGGGCAAGCCGGGCGAGGTCACGCTGAAGCTGCGTGAGGCGCTGCTTGATGTCCAGCGGGGGACGTCTTCGGATGTCCATGGCTGGATGCACGATCTCGGCTGA
- a CDS encoding cytosine permease, protein MPIEQRGVDTIPDGERTSGPRDLVSILIGSNLCLGVIVFGWLPVSFGLGWWESVSAVVAGTVIGTALTAPLALVSLRTGTNLSTSSGAQFGVRGRLVGSVVGLLLSLGYTALTIWIGGDVMVGALHRLLGLPTGGLSYALVYALLAAATVTGAVHGYRVLLRLSRVLALGMTALLVLGVVAYAPDFTTSALPGAGGYALGSFWPTWLLALVAAGLSGPIAFITLLGDYTRYVSPARHGSRSVLGAAWLGLLAGLLIPQLFGTFTAYAARAALDYAGGLVDASPAWYLVPLLLAASAGSVGNAGLMLYSMGLDLDAILPRASRARATCTVAVVATACVFAGHYAWQAQDAMTSFVLLLTAIGTPWAVITLIGFARCRGEYDAEALQVFNRRSKGGTYWYRAGWHVRATASWALGAGVGVLAVSLPSYEGPLLSLTGGVDCSFLLSGAVGGAAYLALTARERGVVAGTLETTPQAVGVDHVA, encoded by the coding sequence ATGCCGATAGAACAGCGCGGAGTCGACACCATCCCGGACGGGGAACGCACCAGCGGCCCCCGCGACCTCGTGTCGATCCTGATCGGGTCCAACCTCTGCCTCGGGGTGATCGTCTTCGGCTGGCTGCCGGTGTCGTTCGGGCTCGGCTGGTGGGAGTCGGTGAGCGCGGTGGTGGCGGGCACCGTCATCGGCACGGCCCTGACCGCGCCGCTCGCCCTCGTCTCGCTGCGCACCGGCACGAACCTGTCGACCTCGTCCGGCGCCCAGTTCGGCGTGCGCGGCCGCCTGGTCGGCTCCGTCGTGGGGCTGCTGCTCTCCCTCGGCTACACCGCGCTGACCATCTGGATCGGCGGCGACGTGATGGTGGGCGCGCTGCACCGCCTGCTCGGCCTGCCGACGGGCGGACTCTCGTACGCCCTCGTCTACGCACTGCTCGCGGCGGCCACCGTCACGGGCGCGGTGCACGGCTACCGCGTCCTGCTCCGGCTCTCGCGCGTCCTCGCCCTCGGCATGACGGCGCTCCTCGTCCTCGGCGTCGTCGCGTACGCCCCCGACTTCACGACCTCCGCGCTGCCCGGCGCGGGCGGCTACGCGCTCGGCTCGTTCTGGCCGACGTGGCTGCTCGCCCTGGTCGCGGCGGGCCTTTCGGGCCCGATCGCGTTCATCACCCTGCTCGGCGACTACACGCGCTACGTCTCCCCCGCCCGGCACGGCTCCCGTTCGGTCCTCGGCGCGGCCTGGCTCGGACTGCTCGCCGGGCTCCTGATCCCGCAGCTCTTCGGTACGTTCACGGCGTACGCAGCCCGTGCCGCCCTGGACTACGCGGGCGGACTCGTCGACGCGTCCCCCGCCTGGTACCTGGTCCCGCTCCTCCTCGCCGCCTCCGCGGGCTCGGTCGGCAACGCGGGCCTGATGCTCTACTCCATGGGCCTCGACCTGGACGCGATCCTGCCCCGCGCGTCCCGTGCCCGCGCCACCTGCACGGTCGCGGTCGTCGCCACGGCGTGCGTCTTCGCGGGCCACTACGCGTGGCAGGCACAGGACGCGATGACCTCCTTCGTCCTCCTGCTCACCGCGATCGGCACGCCCTGGGCGGTGATCACCCTGATCGGCTTCGCGCGCTGCCGCGGGGAGTACGACGCGGAGGCCCTCCAGGTGTTCAACCGCCGCTCCAAGGGCGGTACTTACTGGTACCGCGCGGGCTGGCACGTCCGGGCCACGGCGTCCTGGGCGCTCGGCGCGGGCGTCGGCGTCCTAGCGGTCTCCCTCCCCTCCTACGAGGGTCCGCTCCTGTCCCTGACGGGCGGGGTCGACTGCAGTTTCCTGCTGTCGGGGGCGGTGGGCGGGGCGGCCTATCTGGCGCTGACGGCACGGGAGCGGGGGGTCGTCGCGGGCACCCTGGAGACCACGCCGCAGGCCGTCGGCGTCGATCACGTAGCCTGA
- the ureA gene encoding urease subunit gamma, protein MRLTPTERDRLLLFGAAELARSRRARGLRLNVPEATALIADTVCEAARDGARLAEAVERARSVLGPDDVLPGVADVVTEVHVEAVFDDGSRLAVVSDPIGGGLGDAAPGALLPGPAHEEPAAAVTLTVRNTATVPVSVTSHFHFFEANPRLDFDRAAAYGMRLAVPAGSSVRFGPGESVEIGLLPIGGARIAIGFAGLVDGPLDAPGAKEEALRRAVACGYLGAEAEDER, encoded by the coding sequence GTGCGACTCACGCCCACCGAACGCGACCGGCTGCTGCTCTTCGGGGCCGCCGAGCTCGCCAGGTCCCGCAGGGCGCGCGGCCTGAGACTCAACGTCCCCGAGGCCACCGCGCTGATCGCCGACACGGTGTGCGAGGCGGCCCGCGACGGCGCACGGCTCGCCGAGGCCGTCGAGCGGGCTCGTTCCGTGCTCGGCCCCGACGACGTCCTGCCCGGCGTCGCGGACGTCGTGACCGAGGTGCACGTGGAGGCCGTCTTCGACGACGGGTCCCGGCTCGCGGTGGTCTCGGATCCGATCGGCGGCGGCCTCGGCGACGCGGCGCCCGGCGCGCTGCTGCCCGGGCCCGCGCACGAGGAGCCCGCGGCCGCCGTCACGCTGACCGTGCGCAACACCGCCACCGTCCCGGTCTCGGTGACCTCGCACTTCCACTTCTTCGAGGCCAATCCTCGGCTCGACTTCGACCGCGCGGCCGCGTACGGCATGCGCCTCGCCGTGCCCGCGGGCTCCTCCGTGCGCTTCGGCCCCGGCGAGAGCGTCGAGATCGGCCTGCTGCCCATCGGCGGCGCCCGGATCGCGATCGGCTTCGCGGGTCTGGTGGACGGCCCGCTGGACGCGCCCGGCGCGAAGGAAGAGGCGCTGCGCAGGGCCGTCGCCTGCGGCTACCTCGGAGCGGAAGCGGAGGACGAGCGATGA
- a CDS encoding urease subunit alpha, translating to MNPYEYAATHGPRAGDHVRLGDSGLTIRVESDAQRHGDEFLAGFGKTARDGLHLKAAAVRETCDVVISNVVVIDAVQGIRKVSIGIREGRIASIGRAGNPDTLDGVDVVVGTGTSIVSGEGLIATAGSVDTHVHLLSPRIMEASLASGVTTIIGQEFGPVWGVGVNSPWALRHAFNAFDAWPVNIGFLGRGSSSYDAPLIEALAEGGASGFKVHEDMGAHTRALDTALRVAEEHDVQVALHSDGLNECLSVEDTLSVLEGRTIHAFHIEGCGGGHVPNVLKMAGVPNVIGSSTNPTLPFGRDAVAEHYGMIVSVHDLKTDLPGDAAMARDRIRAGTMGAEDVLHDLGAIGITSSDAQGMGRAGETVRRTFAMAGKMKAELGPMEGDGEHDDNARVLRYIAKLTINPALAHGLAHEVGSIEVGKMADIVLWRPQYFGAKPQMVLKSGFPAYGVTGDPNAATDTCEPLVLGPLFGGHGAVPADISVAFVAQAAVDQGNDLMPTRRRRVAVRGTRGIGPADLRLNSRTGAVDVNQRTGLVTLDGDPVRSEPADSVSLNRLYFL from the coding sequence ATGAACCCCTATGAGTACGCCGCTACGCACGGCCCGCGCGCGGGCGACCACGTCCGGCTCGGTGACTCGGGCCTGACGATCCGGGTCGAGTCCGACGCGCAGCGGCACGGCGACGAGTTCCTCGCCGGTTTCGGCAAGACGGCCCGTGACGGGCTGCATCTGAAGGCCGCCGCGGTCCGTGAGACCTGTGACGTCGTGATCAGCAACGTCGTGGTCATCGATGCGGTGCAGGGCATCCGCAAGGTGTCCATCGGGATCCGGGAGGGGCGGATCGCCTCGATCGGGCGGGCGGGAAATCCCGACACCCTGGACGGCGTCGACGTCGTCGTCGGCACCGGCACGTCCATCGTGTCGGGGGAGGGCCTCATCGCCACCGCCGGGTCCGTGGACACCCATGTGCACCTGCTCTCGCCGCGCATCATGGAGGCGTCCCTCGCGTCCGGCGTGACCACGATCATCGGCCAGGAGTTCGGCCCGGTGTGGGGTGTGGGCGTCAACTCGCCCTGGGCGCTGCGGCATGCCTTCAATGCCTTCGACGCCTGGCCGGTCAACATCGGCTTCCTGGGCCGCGGTTCGTCCTCGTACGACGCGCCGCTGATCGAGGCGCTCGCCGAGGGCGGCGCGTCCGGGTTCAAGGTGCACGAGGACATGGGCGCGCACACGCGGGCGCTGGATACGGCGTTGCGGGTGGCGGAGGAGCATGACGTCCAAGTCGCGCTGCACAGTGATGGGTTGAACGAGTGTCTTTCCGTCGAGGACACCTTGAGTGTTCTGGAGGGGCGGACGATCCACGCCTTCCACATCGAGGGCTGCGGCGGCGGTCACGTGCCGAACGTGTTGAAGATGGCGGGCGTGCCGAACGTGATCGGCTCCTCGACCAATCCCACGCTCCCCTTCGGGCGGGACGCGGTCGCCGAGCACTACGGGATGATCGTCTCGGTCCACGATCTGAAGACCGATCTGCCCGGTGACGCGGCGATGGCCCGTGACCGGATCCGCGCCGGGACCATGGGGGCCGAAGACGTCCTGCACGACCTGGGCGCGATCGGCATCACGTCGTCGGACGCGCAGGGCATGGGGCGGGCGGGTGAGACCGTGCGCCGGACGTTCGCGATGGCCGGGAAGATGAAGGCCGAGCTGGGTCCGATGGAGGGCGACGGCGAGCACGACGACAACGCGCGCGTGCTGCGCTACATCGCCAAGCTGACCATCAACCCCGCCCTCGCCCACGGCCTGGCCCACGAGGTCGGTTCCATCGAGGTCGGCAAGATGGCCGACATCGTGCTCTGGCGCCCGCAGTACTTCGGCGCCAAGCCGCAGATGGTCCTCAAGTCGGGATTCCCCGCCTACGGAGTCACCGGCGACCCGAACGCCGCCACCGACACCTGCGAACCCCTCGTACTCGGACCGCTGTTCGGCGGGCACGGCGCCGTGCCCGCCGACATCTCCGTCGCCTTCGTCGCGCAGGCCGCCGTCGACCAGGGCAACGACCTCATGCCCACCCGGCGCAGGCGGGTCGCCGTGCGCGGCACCCGGGGCATCGGGCCCGCCGACCTGCGCCTGAACTCCCGTACCGGAGCCGTCGACGTGAACCAGCGCACCGGCCTGGTCACCCTCGACGGCGACCCGGTCCGCTCCGAGCCCGCCGACTCGGTCTCCCTCAACCGCCTCTACTTCCTCTGA